The region TTTGCCACTGGCAATAAATGCGCGGGCGGCTGCAATGGCATAGGGACTCCCGGAACCAATGGATAACACTCCATCATCGGATTCTACTACATCTCCATTCCCGGAGATGATCAGACCATGATCCAGATCCATCACCACCAACATAGCTTCCAGGTTTCGCAGCATTTTATCCATGCGCCAATCTTTGGCGAGTTCTACGGCGGCTCGCACCAGATCACCACTGAATTCTTCCAGTTTCGCTTCAAATTTCTCAAACAGGGCGAAGGCATCAGCTGCTGAACCGGCAAAACCCGCCAGCACTTCACCGTCATAAATAGACCTAATCTTAACGGCTCCGTGTTTCATCACAGTATCGCCAAAGGTTACCTGGCCATCACCGCCCAGAGCAACTTTACCGTTGTGGCTGACTCCCAGTATCGTAGTTGCGTGGAGATCGGGAAACATGTTCATACGTACCTCATTTTATCACTACATCGCGCCATTTTCATCAAAGCCGCTGAATATATATTTTTAGCTAGACTCAGCAATCATTTTCGGAAATAGAGTTCATCAAGATCTGGGGGGGGTCGATCTATTAAACTGGCCTGAGATAGCCGTATGCATCAGGAGTCATCACCTCGCAGCAGTGTAAGCTCTTTTGCCACGAAGACATCCATCTTCGCTGGACGAGCTACGCCGGACAAGCAAAGGCTCAAAGAGCCATTCAGGGATTTTCTAGAACATAGTGCCTTAGCCTGAATAATTCATAGCCACTAAGTCACC is a window of Candidatus Neomarinimicrobiota bacterium DNA encoding:
- the hslV gene encoding ATP-dependent protease subunit HslV, encoding MFPDLHATTILGVSHNGKVALGGDGQVTFGDTVMKHGAVKIRSIYDGEVLAGFAGSAADAFALFEKFEAKLEEFSGDLVRAAVELAKDWRMDKMLRNLEAMLVVMDLDHGLIISGNGDVVESDDGVLSIGSGSPYAIAAARAFIASGKRSPKEIVRQALEITADICIYTNKNINILELK